The sequence TGAAGTGGTGGACGGTCTTGTGGACCCGGCGTCGCTCGGCGACGAACCAGTAGTCGATCGTCCCCAGCTCTCGCAGCACGTGCGCGGAAATGCCGGTCTCCTCCTTAACCTCGCGCACCGCTGTCTGCTCCGTGGTCTCGCCGTCCTCGATGTGTCCCTTCGGGAGGGACCACAGCAGTTTGCCGTGCCGGTCAAGTCTGCCGATCAACACCGCCTGCCGTCGCTGCGGGTCCACCACGAGACCGCCCGCCGACGTCTCGTTCACCGTGGTCAGCCGCGTTCGACGGCGGCGCCGGGACCGGCGTCCCGGTTTCGGGCCGCCGGAGCGACCGGCCGATCCAGGCATGCTGCGATGCTAGAGCAAACAGCACGTCGCCTACCCTGGCTTGGCGTATCCATCTCGATCCGGCCGTGTAGTAAGGGGACCCCTTGGGCAGTCAGACCTCGGTGAACGAGCGGAACAGCGAGGCATCCGCCGCGCGGCGGCTCACGGAGGCGAAGCGTAACGCCGTCGCCGAGCTGATGCGCGTCTCCCCGATCGCCGACGAGCTCGCCACCCGGTTCGCCGCAGCAGGCCACCGCCTCTATCTCGTGGGGGGAAGCGTCAGGGACGCGCTGCTCGGCCGTCTCTCCACCGATCTCGACTTCACCACAGACGCTCGTCCCGACCAGATCCAGCGTCTCGTGTCGGGCTGGGCCGACGCCGTGTGGGACACAGGTATCGAGTTCGGCACCGTCGGGGCGGCGAAGTCCGGAACGACGTGCGAGATCACGACGTTCCGTGCCGAGACCTACGACCGTGTCGGAAGGCACCCCGAGGTGGACTTCGGCGATTCCATCGAGGGCGACCTCGTTCGCCGTGACTTCACGGTCAACGCGATGGCGGTCGAGGTGGCGACGAAGACGTTCGTCGATCCACACGGAGGGTTGGAGGCGCTCGCGAGGAAGACCCTCGACACGCCCGCCACCCCCGAGGAGTCGTTCGCCGACGACCCGCTGAGGATGCTTCGCGCCGCACGGTTCGCCTCCCAGCTCGGCTTCGAGCCCGCGCCGAGGGTTGTGAAGGCCATGACCGACATGGCAGGTGAGATCCGGCGCATCACGGCGGAGCGGGTGCAGACCGAGGTGTCGAAGCTCATCGTCGGCAGTCATCCGCGCAAGGGCATCGAACTCGTCGTGGACACGGGGCTGGCCGAGTACGTGCTGCCCGAGGTGCCGGGGATGCGGCTCGCCATCGACGAGCACCACCAGCACAAGGACGTCTACCAGCACTCGTTGACCGTGCTGGAGCAGGCGATCGACCTTGAGGCGACCCACGAGCCGAAGCTGGAGCCCGATCTTGTGCTGCGGCTCGCGGCATTGCTTCACGACATCGGGAAGCCCGCGACCCGGCGGTTCGAGCCGGGTGGTGGTGTGAGCTTCCACCACCACGAGGTGGTCGGCGCGAAGATGGTGCGCAAGCGTTTGCGCGCCCTGCGGTACCCCAAGGACGTCATCAACGACGTGGCCCAGCTCGTGTTCCTGCACCTGCGCTTCCACGGCTACGGTCGCGGCGAGTGGACCGACTCCGCCGTGCGCAGGTACGTGACGGACGCGGGCCCGCTGCTGCCGAAGCTGCACAAGCTGGTGCGCGCCGACTGCACGACCCGCAACCGGCGCAAGGCAGCCGCTCTTCAACGCTCGTACGACGATCTCGAGGAGCGCATCGCCCGCATCGCCGAGGAGGAGGACCTCGCCAGGGTGCGGCCCGACCTCGACGGCAACGAGATCATGCGCATCCTCGGTCTCAAGCCGGGCCCGCTGGTGGGCAAGGCGTGGCAGCACCTCAAGGAGCTCCGGCTCGACAGGGGTCCGCTCAGTCACGACGAGGCCGTGGCAGAGCTGCACCGGTGGGCCGCGGACCAGGGCATCGGCGCCGCTTCGCCCGGCGAGCACACCGGCGCTTCCAGCGAGTAGACGCGGCCGCGTGGGGCGCGGGGACTACGCCAGTGGTTCCAGCGCCCCGCTCTCCACGTGCTGGCAGACGGAGCGGGGCAGCAGGTAACCCACGCCTCCCCCCGGCAATGTGCCCCACGGGCGGAGCACACCGCTGAGCACACCGATCGGCCGTGCCACGCGGTATCGGCGCCGGTCGGACTCCCTTTCGAAGGTCAGCGACGTCTGGGCGAACGGCGTGCCCTGCGGATGCACCAGATTGCCCGTGTCGCCGCCGTAACGATCGACCACGGTTCCCGCCGGAAGGGTGAGCAAACGCTTGCCACGGTAGAACGGCAGTGGCGGCTCCCCGCGTAACGGCAGGATCGGCCACTCGGTGGCACCTGCGACCGGGTCGTGGTTATCAGCGTCGGCGGTGGCGGGGAGGGACGGGGTGGACTTGGACGCCGCTTCCGGCCACGCCCTGCCGGGGAACAGCAGCAGCGCGCCGAGGAGTGCTTCGGCGGCACCCTGAACCCGGCTGAAGTAGCGAGGCTCCACCGGCTCGCCTTCGGCGTGCCGCGCGACCTCCCACCCCTGCGCGGTCCTGCGGAGACACCACACGCCGTCGGCCGCCTCGCCGATGCGGTAGGCGCTGTCGGGCACCCCGAGTTCGGCGAGGCGCTCGCGCACCATGCGAAGGATCTCCGAGGCCCTCAGCGCCCGCCCTGGCTCCTCGCCGCGACGGACGCGGCTCACTGGGTCGTGCTCCGCGCCGTCGAACGTCTGCGGCGGGCGGACGGCGCCGAGCACATCGGCCTCGGCGGCCGCCCTGACCTGCGGATCGACGTAGGGGACGGCGAACCCGGCAGCCTTGATGTGATCGAGCAGGTCGGGCTCGGGAGGCACGCCGTACTTGCGCAGGTAGTGCGGAACGGCGGCAGGCCAGATCCATGTGCCGTCGGTGTGGAAGGCGTCGGGCACGTTGGGAGGGCCAGGCACGAAGATGTCGGGCAGCGCGCCAGGTTTGGCCTGCACCACAGGCGCCCGGTAGAGGTAGTTCAGCAGGTCGCGCACCTGTTCCGGGGGAACGGGAGCCCGGTTGACCACCGGCTTCTCCCCCGGCGCGTGACCGTCAACCACTCTCGCGTGCCGGAACAGGACGTCGAGCGGAAGCCCAGCCCTCGCCGCGAGCCATCGCGGCACGTCCTTCCTCGGGAAGTACCGCAGTTCTACGTCGTAGCTCGCGGCGGTCCTCCGCCCCTCAGGGGCGAGCCGCCACGTCGGCTCGCCCAGCGAGTCGTAGTCGAAGTCGAAGTTCGCGGAGGAGTCGAGCGTGTAGGTGCCCTGGAACCAGGTGCCTTCCTCCGGCGTGTACATGGCCGAACGGAGCTGGCAGAAGAGCTGGCCCAGTTGAGGCGGGGCCGAGAGCGCCACCACGACGTCATCGGCGACGGCCCTGACCTCCAGTTCTGAGTAGTCGCCGATCTGCCGGAACTGCGCGGCCACCTGTTCCCAGCCCGCGGGAAGGAAGGACCGCAGCGTGCGCCCGACCGCCGCGAGCAGCACGTCCGCATCGCCGCTGCCCGGTTCGCTGCGGGGCGCGTCGCCGTCGGCGAAGTCGTGCCGCTCCTGCCAGAGTGCGCTCAGCGTCTCGGGGTCGTCGGTGGTGGTGCTGAAGCCGGTGAGTCCCAGTTCCGTCGCGAGGCCCTCGTCGGTGCCTGCCCAGCGCAGGGTGAGTTCGGCCTCGGCGGAGCGCGGTTCGATGCGGTACGGCTCGTCGTCGTAGAGGCAGTAGGTGTGCAGGGCGAAGGTGGCAGGCGCCTCGTCGGCCGACACCACCTTGGCCGGCCTGCCTTCGGACACGGCGTCGAAACCGTCCGGCGGCTCTTCGCCTTCCGGAACGACGAGCAGGACTGTGCCGTCGGCAGTGGAGCGGTTGGCGCGGAAGATCCGACCGTCCCACAGTGCGTACAACGCATCAGGTCGGTCGGCCACCTCGACTCTGTAGCGCACGGATTTCCCCCTCGATCGGTGTGTCCCCCATGAGTTCACATGTTTCTTACCGTGCCTGGGGGTCGCGGTGTGGCAGGGTGCCGCGGATGTGAGCAACGAGCCAGCTCGGCCTCAACCTATCGGGCTGGCCGAGCGATGGATGCCTGGCTCGAACTCCACGTCGTTGACCTCACCGTTCGGGCCGAGGTGACACTCACGAGGCCGTCGGCCGAGGTGACGGTGATCGGTGCCGTTGTGCCAGCCGTTGTCACGAGCGAGGAGCCTAACGCGTGCCCGGAATCGGTTGAGGCGGCGATACCGCACCGTCCGTGACGGCATGAGGTGGGATCATGGAGCGGTGAGTGCGGACGCCGAGGTGGAACCGGGAACGCTGCTGGTCGCTGCCCCCACGATGTTCGATCCCAACTTCCGCAGGACGGTCGTCTTCGTGATCGATCACCGGCCGGAAGGCACACTCGGCGTCGTGCTGAACCGGCCGAGCGAGGTCGCGGTTCACGAGGTTCTGCCGCACTGGGGCGACCACGTCGCGGAGCCGAGGTCGGTGTTCGTCGGCGGGCCGGTTGAGAAGAAGACGGCGTTGTGCCTGGCCACGCTGCGGACGGGCGAGACGGCGGCGACCGTGCCCGGCGTGATCGCGGTCCGGGGCCCTGTCGCGCTCGTCGATCTGGACTCGGATCCCGACGCGCTGGTCGCGAAGGTGCGAGGGCTGCGGGTGTTCGCGGGCTACGCGGGCTGGGATGCGGGCCAGCTCGCAGGCGAGATCGAGCGGGGAGACTGGCTCATCGTGCCCGCACTGCCAGGAGACGTCCTCGCGACGCCGGCCCGTGACCTGTGGGGTCAGGTCCTTCGCAGGCAGGGCCTTCCCACGGCTCTGCTCGCCACTCATCCCGGCGATCTCCAGCGCAACTGAGGGCTCCGTGCGACTGGTCCGGGGATCTCTGACAGCATTTACATAAGCACTGTTACAGTCCTGTCATGATTTCTCGTGACCCCACGGAGGACGAAGGCTTCTGGCGACCGCTGAGGCGGTTGCAGGAGGCTATGGACGACGAGATCGCGCGAATCTACGCCGAGCGTGGCGTCACCGTGCGGCCCCGGCACACCATGCCGCTGATCAAGCTCGGCAGGCGCGGCCCGATGACCATCAGGGAACTCGCCGCCGCCGTCGAGGTGACCCACTCGGCCATGAGCCAGACGGTCGCCGTCCTGCGGCGCGACGGGCTGGTGACGACGAGGCAGGGTTCCGACGCGCGGACGAAGGTCGTGGAGCTGACCGAAGCCGCGCGGGAACTGCTGCCGTTCCTCGAAGCCGAATGGCTGGCCACCGAGGAGGCCGTGGCCGAACTCGACGCGGAGCTGCCGCACTCGCTGGCCCGCGCCGTCCGCGACATGGAAGAGGCTCTGCGCACGCGATCGTTCCGCGACCGGGTCGCCGAGCGGCTCGCCCGCATCGAGGCGGAACGGTGAGCCTGCTCGCGGGTTTCCTCGACGCACGGCCGCTGCGCGGCAGCGCCGCGTTCCGTCGGTTGCTGGTGAGTTCGTCGTTCTCGACGATCGGTCACCAGCTCGCGGTGGTGGCCGTGCTCGCGCAGGTGTGGGACCTGACGGCGAACCCCGTCGCGGTGGGTGTGGTCGGTCTCGCGCAGGCGGTGCCCATGGTGGTGTGCGGGCTGGTCGGTGGAGTGCTCGCCGATGTGCTCGACCGTCGCAAGCTCGTCCTGGTAACCACCGCGGTGCAGGCGCTCGCGGCCGCGGGCATGGCGGTGCAGGCGCTCGCTGAGGTGTCCTCACTCGCTCTCGTGCTCGCCCTGGTGGCGACGCAGTTCGCCTTCGCGGGGCTCGGCTCGGCCGCCCGCAAGACCTTCGTCGTGACCCTGCTGCCGGAAGGGCAGGTGAGCGCGGGACTCGCGTGGACGAACCTCAGCTTCCAGGTGGCCATGCTGGCGGGTCCGGCTCTCGGCGGCGTCGTGACGTCGGCGTGGGGCGTCGGCGCCTGCTACGCGGCCGACGCCGCGACGCTGCTCGTGGCCGCGTACGGGGTCCTTCGCCTTCCGCCCATGCGCCGGGCCGCGTCCAAGGAGCGGCAGGGGCCGAGATCGATCGTCGTGGGGCTGGCGTTCGTCGTCCGATCGCCCGTCGTCGCGGGAGCGCTGCTCACCGACGTGTTCGCCACGGTGCTCGCCATGCCCATCGCGCTGTTTCCCGCGATCAACGACGAGCGCTTCGCAGGCGACCCCGCCACGCTCGGTCTCTTCCTCTCCGCCATCGCGGTCGGCGGAACGGCGGCGGGGCTTCTTTCCGGCTCCTTCACGCGGCTTCGCCGCCTCGGGGTCGTGCAGCTCGTGGCGGCGATGGTGTGGGCTGCCGCGCTCACGACGTTCGGGCTGGCCCAACCCCTGTGGCTGGCGCTGGTCCTGCTGGCGGTGGCCGGTGCCGCCGACACGGTCTCGGTGATCACGCGTGGGGCGCTCGTGCAGCTCGCGACGCCGGACTCGCATCGCGGAAGGGTGAGCGGGGTCGAGAACGTGATCGGCATCGCGGGTCCCGACCTTGGCAACTTCCGCGCCGGTGCCGTCGCGGGTTTCACCTCGCCCGGTTTCGCGGCGGCCTCGGGCGGGTTGCTGTGTCTCGTCTGCCTCGGCGTGCTGGCTCTGGGCAACGCGCCGCTGCGGCGGTTCACCACCGGCGTGCGGCAGCCCGAGGCGGTGGGGTGATCAGAGAACGGCGGACCGGACGGCGGGCTCAGCGAAGGGCGCCGCAGCCACCGCCACCGCAGGCACAACCACCGCAGCCCGCAGGTTCGACAGGCGCGGGGATCAGGGTCGCCGCACGGTGGCCGAGGACGCCGCCGCCAGCGACGAGGACGAACACGGCCACGACGCCGAAGGTGGCGGCGAGCACCGCGCCGAGTGTGCTCGGCATGGCCAGCGTGGCGGCACCGGCCAGCACCCCGACGGCGCCGGCGACCATCGTCGGGAGGCCGGCGACGCGGTTGGCGACGCGGAACGCCTCGTCGCTGCGCATGGTCGCCTCGGTCCGCACTCCCGCGCCGCGTGAGCGGGGAAGCTTCTCCTGCCAGCCGAGGAAGCCGCCCCAGCCGACCAGGACGCCGAGCAGTGCGGGAATCAGCGCGAGCACGAACACGCTCGTGAGGATACTGGCCCCGCGCCCCATCACGACGACCGCCGGACGTGCTGTTGCCCACGACGGGGCCTTCGCACCGCCCTCGCCTTGGGACCTTCGGGGAAAGCGGTGTGCGGGGCGGCTACCATAAGAGGTGATGACGACGGCACGCTCGCTCCTTAGCTGGCCGCGCTGACCGGTTGACCGGGTCGGCGCGGCGAACCCCTCACGCCTTCGGGCTTGGGGGGTTGCGTTGTCTTTGGAGGCGGGTCCACAGGAGGGTCGCGATGACGGACGGCACCGAGGCGACGACGCCGGCGCACCGCTACACGGCGGAGTTGGCGGAGCGC comes from Saccharomonospora xinjiangensis XJ-54 and encodes:
- a CDS encoding NUDIX hydrolase, translated to MPGSAGRSGGPKPGRRSRRRRRTRLTTVNETSAGGLVVDPQRRQAVLIGRLDRHGKLLWSLPKGHIEDGETTEQTAVREVKEETGISAHVLRELGTIDYWFVAERRRVHKTVHHFILEADGGELSDEDVEVTEVAWVPLSELDARLAYADERKLVRRAREFFERQRTDES
- a CDS encoding CCA tRNA nucleotidyltransferase yields the protein MGSQTSVNERNSEASAARRLTEAKRNAVAELMRVSPIADELATRFAAAGHRLYLVGGSVRDALLGRLSTDLDFTTDARPDQIQRLVSGWADAVWDTGIEFGTVGAAKSGTTCEITTFRAETYDRVGRHPEVDFGDSIEGDLVRRDFTVNAMAVEVATKTFVDPHGGLEALARKTLDTPATPEESFADDPLRMLRAARFASQLGFEPAPRVVKAMTDMAGEIRRITAERVQTEVSKLIVGSHPRKGIELVVDTGLAEYVLPEVPGMRLAIDEHHQHKDVYQHSLTVLEQAIDLEATHEPKLEPDLVLRLAALLHDIGKPATRRFEPGGGVSFHHHEVVGAKMVRKRLRALRYPKDVINDVAQLVFLHLRFHGYGRGEWTDSAVRRYVTDAGPLLPKLHKLVRADCTTRNRRKAAALQRSYDDLEERIARIAEEEDLARVRPDLDGNEIMRILGLKPGPLVGKAWQHLKELRLDRGPLSHDEAVAELHRWAADQGIGAASPGEHTGASSE
- a CDS encoding TNT domain-containing protein is translated as MRYRVEVADRPDALYALWDGRIFRANRSTADGTVLLVVPEGEEPPDGFDAVSEGRPAKVVSADEAPATFALHTYCLYDDEPYRIEPRSAEAELTLRWAGTDEGLATELGLTGFSTTTDDPETLSALWQERHDFADGDAPRSEPGSGDADVLLAAVGRTLRSFLPAGWEQVAAQFRQIGDYSELEVRAVADDVVVALSAPPQLGQLFCQLRSAMYTPEEGTWFQGTYTLDSSANFDFDYDSLGEPTWRLAPEGRRTAASYDVELRYFPRKDVPRWLAARAGLPLDVLFRHARVVDGHAPGEKPVVNRAPVPPEQVRDLLNYLYRAPVVQAKPGALPDIFVPGPPNVPDAFHTDGTWIWPAAVPHYLRKYGVPPEPDLLDHIKAAGFAVPYVDPQVRAAAEADVLGAVRPPQTFDGAEHDPVSRVRRGEEPGRALRASEILRMVRERLAELGVPDSAYRIGEAADGVWCLRRTAQGWEVARHAEGEPVEPRYFSRVQGAAEALLGALLLFPGRAWPEAASKSTPSLPATADADNHDPVAGATEWPILPLRGEPPLPFYRGKRLLTLPAGTVVDRYGGDTGNLVHPQGTPFAQTSLTFERESDRRRYRVARPIGVLSGVLRPWGTLPGGGVGYLLPRSVCQHVESGALEPLA
- a CDS encoding YqgE/AlgH family protein; the encoded protein is MRWDHGAVSADAEVEPGTLLVAAPTMFDPNFRRTVVFVIDHRPEGTLGVVLNRPSEVAVHEVLPHWGDHVAEPRSVFVGGPVEKKTALCLATLRTGETAATVPGVIAVRGPVALVDLDSDPDALVAKVRGLRVFAGYAGWDAGQLAGEIERGDWLIVPALPGDVLATPARDLWGQVLRRQGLPTALLATHPGDLQRN
- a CDS encoding MarR family winged helix-turn-helix transcriptional regulator, with the protein product MISRDPTEDEGFWRPLRRLQEAMDDEIARIYAERGVTVRPRHTMPLIKLGRRGPMTIRELAAAVEVTHSAMSQTVAVLRRDGLVTTRQGSDARTKVVELTEAARELLPFLEAEWLATEEAVAELDAELPHSLARAVRDMEEALRTRSFRDRVAERLARIEAER
- a CDS encoding MFS transporter, with translation MSLLAGFLDARPLRGSAAFRRLLVSSSFSTIGHQLAVVAVLAQVWDLTANPVAVGVVGLAQAVPMVVCGLVGGVLADVLDRRKLVLVTTAVQALAAAGMAVQALAEVSSLALVLALVATQFAFAGLGSAARKTFVVTLLPEGQVSAGLAWTNLSFQVAMLAGPALGGVVTSAWGVGACYAADAATLLVAAYGVLRLPPMRRAASKERQGPRSIVVGLAFVVRSPVVAGALLTDVFATVLAMPIALFPAINDERFAGDPATLGLFLSAIAVGGTAAGLLSGSFTRLRRLGVVQLVAAMVWAAALTTFGLAQPLWLALVLLAVAGAADTVSVITRGALVQLATPDSHRGRVSGVENVIGIAGPDLGNFRAGAVAGFTSPGFAAASGGLLCLVCLGVLALGNAPLRRFTTGVRQPEAVG
- a CDS encoding SdpI family protein, whose protein sequence is MFVLALIPALLGVLVGWGGFLGWQEKLPRSRGAGVRTEATMRSDEAFRVANRVAGLPTMVAGAVGVLAGAATLAMPSTLGAVLAATFGVVAVFVLVAGGGVLGHRAATLIPAPVEPAGCGGCACGGGGCGALR